The sequence below is a genomic window from Dyadobacter chenwenxiniae.
GCAGACGGAAATAACACATTGTTCAATATCAGCCGGTAACCTGGGGAGTTGGGGTACAAATTCAGGTCCGTGGGCATTCTTCGGCCGCCTCCGCCTCGTCCTTCCGGGTCATGGCCACCATAAAATGTCCATTGTCCCCGGCCCAGTTCACCATAAATGTAGCGGTCTGATGAGGTCGTCGTGCCCATCACCAGCACGCCTGGTTTAACCGTATGTTTTGAGAAAGCAGTAGTTTGTCCCATAAATTCCCTCACCAGATGCTCATGATTCTGAACAAGCATAGCGGGAATCACATCCCATTTGGCAGAAAAATCAAAGAGTGAAAAGTAAGCGCCATCCTCACCCCAGTTGCGGAAACGGCCTGCGGAAGAATTGATGTCCGAGAAAGTCATTCCCTCGTATTCGTCGAGTTGCAATTTGAAGTTTTGAAATGCAAAAGTTTTTTCAAAATCCAGCTTGGACTGCGCGTCCGGGTCCGCGCCATCGCCATCCATATTGTCCACGATATCAATACCTTCGGCCGCCAGTGCAATGTCGAAAGTTTCTGCACCTGAGCACATTGCGAACAGGAAGCCGCCGCCCGCACAGAACTCTTTAATCGCTTTGGCAACTGCCAGTTTCATCTGCGGCACTTTGGCAAAACCAAAACGGCTCGCGATCGCTTCCTGCGCTTTCACATCCGCAGGCGTCGTGCGCCGCAGGCTTTTACCAAATTGACCCGTGAAATCTTCGTGGTGCAAATGCAGCCAGTCATATTTGGGCAAATCGCCTTTCAGGATTTCTTCATCATAAATGACTTCAAAAGGGATTTCTGCATATTTTAAAACCAATAAAACAGCATCTGTATTCTCAAATTCGGATGGACTGATCTTAATAGGGGAATACACGGCGATTTTTGCGGCCTTATGCAGCTTAATGACATCCATATTCACGTTCGGATCACTGATCTGGCTCACGATCTGGGCGCTGGCGGATTCGGATAAGACCTCATAGGAGATGGCGCGGAGCTTGCATTCATTCTCAATGGACTTGCTATAACCTACTTTGAAGCTCCCGCCACGGTAATTCAGCAGCCAATCCACATCGATCTCATCTTTCAAAAGCGAATAGGCCAACCCGTAAGCTTTCAGGTGATTGGTCTGCGTATTATCCATCGGGACAAGGATCTGATTCGCAAGACAGATATGCGAAGCGAGCACCAAAACGAGCAATAGAAACCTCTTCAGCATAATGTGACAGGTTAAAATTTTTAGCGCCAGAAAACAGGGGAGGGTAAAATCAAATTTATGTAATATTCAGCATATTAAATAGTTGCCTGTAAGTGTTTTATGTATTTTTTTGAAATTAAATTGAAGTGCAGGTAAGGCCGGTTTGTCACAATGAAACAGGTGCGGCGACGCGCTGGCCAGAGCCTAATGGTTAGGAAAAGCGAATGGTATGCTTGAAAGGCGTAAAACCAGTCAGGAACACAGTCGGTGCTTCAACAGGCGGGAGTGCGCCGCGTAATGCAATGTTCTTGTGCAAGCCAATCCCCGGACCAAAAGAAATCGTGTCACCATTAAAGCTATAACTTCCGGTTCCTTCTTTCAGCAGCCACGAATCTTTGGTGTTTTCAATTCGGGTGAGCCCGGTGAATGTGCCGCCCGGCCTGAAAATCAGTTCAACAGCTAAGGGAACCCGTTCGGTGCCTATGGTTTGAATGTCAATTTGCATCCCGTTTTCTGTTTCGCTGATCAGGATTCTTGTTTCCAGATTTTGGACTTCGCTAACAGGTCGGAACAACCGCGGCATTTTTTCCCAATCTCCGTCTTTCGAAATGAAATCTTTGGGATAAGGCTGAAAATACGGCCCGTCCAGTGTTTGGGCCAGCTCCCAGGTTTTTCCTTTTTCATCCAGCTTTTCCGATTGAAATTGTCCTTTGCCAAAAAATGAGGAAGCCAGTCGCACGCCCTGCAAAACTGCATTTCCTTTCATGAATGTGAGCCAGGAAGGATTATTGGCGATCAATGTGCTGTCCCAATTCCCTCGCCGGATCCTGACCAGGCCGGAGTTTGGAAAAGTCTTAACATAATTGACAGGTAATGGCTTGGGCGCAGGCAATTCTTTCCATAATGTCTGATCGGACAGATAGTAATCCAGAAAACCGCCGATTTTCAACCCGGCTGTTTTTTCAATCATTTGACACATTGCAGCATACGCACCGTTTTGGTCTTTCAAGGCCAGGTAGCGATAAGGATAGTAATAATTTTCCAACGTCCCGACCAGGGCCTTATCCTGGCGTCCAGAAGCATCCGTAACAATTTCGCCATTCGGATGCACATAGAACATAGTCATATCGAGATTCTTGCGGACGCTGTCCAGCAGTTCGGGTTTATTGAAACCGCTGGCAATCGTGATCAGCAGCCGGTCTGTCAATGATGAGTAAATGAACGTGCTTTTCTCATTATACTGGCCGTCCTGATCAATGTCAATGTGTTCGCCGAGCCATTGCTCCGCCCGGGCAACGTATTTGGGATCGGGCCAAAGTGAGTTGAGCTTCGCGAGCGCGGCGCAAACAACCCACCGGTGATTGGGCGTGTGTATTCCACCTACCGACAGCGCGTTGCCCCCACGGATGAGGAATGTTTTGAGGTTTGTCAGCATTTTATCGCCACCGCTGGTTTCCGATTTTTGGATCAGCGTATAGGCAGTCACCAGCCGCTTGACGAGAAACCCAGTGTCTGGTGTGGAATGGAAGTTGGTAGAAAGCAGATCAATAGTGCCATCCTCGTGCTGTGTTTTAACGAGATAAAGCGTGGCCAGGTTCATGTCTGCAAGCAATTCGTTTGACCGGAAAAACCGGGAACCAGGCGAAGAGATTGCATTAGCCCCTGCCTGGATCAGCGCCGATGTTGTGTGTGGGTTGACCACCTCAAAAGCGTCCATAAGCCCGCCATAAGCAGGATTTGCAGTCTCTTTGATTTGCAATTTCTTGATTGCCTCAACGCCGATATCATTTTGTTTAACCAGCGCTTCCAACCATTCCGGCACATTTTGTATCCTCTTGTTTACAGGACTAAAGGCCATGGCCGAAGCAATGGGCAAAGCGCAAATAGCGACGGTTGTTCCCTTTACAAAATTTCTTCTGTTCATGCAGGCAAATCGTTACAAATGCAGACAAAAGAATCGAAAACCGGCGGGTTACTGGTTTGTAGAATTCTTATTACAACTTTTCAATTTATTTGTAAAAGCGGCCTTAGGATTTGAGATAAAATTCAGGCAAATTTGAACCCGTTTCCCCGATAACAAGATGTTTCTTCAACCGCTTGCTAATTGTATTTTCAAAAGCCCTGATTTTTCGGGAGCTTTATTATACAGTAGCGCCGAGCTTTCCTGCGCATTTCATCTGCAAATTATAACTCACTATTTTCCTGGCTATTAAATGAAAACAACTCTACTTCGAAATTTAAGCCTGGGGTATCTTCTTTTGCCGAACCTTATTTTTTCACTGGGTTGGTTCCGTTTGCCCTTGTCGTTGATGCTGGCCCTGGGCATTGTCTGCATATTTGTTTACAATTTCCGCCTTGAAAAAAGCAGCCTCGCGGAAATCAGTAATAAGCAGCTCATTCAAATTTCCTTCATATCGCTGCTGATCATTGCATTTTCCGGCATTGGTGGCTTTTGCTTTCAGGCTTTTGATTACTGGGCGCATAATTCTAAATATTATACACTTTTTAATCATGACTGGCCGGTTTTGTTCAAAGCCAATGGCCGTTATGCTTGTCATTACTTCGGTTTCTTCCTTGTTCCCGCATTGATTTCCAAAATGCTGGGCGAATTATCAGGCATCGCACTTTATTTGTGGGCCTCCGTTGGCTTGTTTCTTGGCTTTTGCTGGATATTCATTTTTACTGGGAAGAGCTATCTTTCTCTGATGCTGTTCCTCTCATTAGGCGGCGTCGGACATTTGGTGAAAGTGGTTACGCTCCGACTAATCGGCTTAAATTATCATGTACCGCCGTTTTTTACGGAAATCTGGCCTGTGCTTTATCAGGCGCAATGGGCACCAAACCAACTTATCCCTATCATTATCGTTTCCTCCATTCTTTTTCATGATTATGTGTATCTGAAAAAGCCCGAGAGGAGCTTCCTGGCCGTTATCGCGATTTTTATCTGGGGGATTTTTCCGTCGATCGTTTTTGTGATCATTTTTTCTATGCTTGTCGTGCTGCGTTACCGCAATGATATCCGGGCATTTTTCCAGCGCCAAGTCATGATCGACATTCTCATCCCCGGAATGCTTTTCGTTCCTACTTTTTTCTATTTTTTATCAGGTAAAGGTTCTGTGATTGCTGGTTTTATCTGGCAGTTTAATCCGCTGAACGAAATCGCGTTCCACTATTTCTTCGGCGTAGTGATCGATCTGGGTGTTTTGGTCGGCATTGTTTTCATTCTTAACCTTCATAAAAATATCAATAAGGATATCATTCTTGCATTATTTATGCTGCTAATCCTTATTTCGCTCGTAAGAATGGGCAAGTGGAACGACTGGTTCCTGAGGGGAAATACACCGGTTCTGACATTGCTTTCTTTGTTTATCCTGCAAGGTTTTTCCGTCTGGATCAAAGAGCGGCCCAACTGGTACAAACTGAAAGTTGCCTATCCACTCATGCTGTTTTTATTCATGGGCCTCATCGTCCCGATATCGCAGATCCGGCGGGCATTGCAGGAAAACGTTGTAACGTCCATGCTTTTCCCCGATAAGGTGACATTTAAGC
It includes:
- a CDS encoding twin-arginine translocation signal domain-containing protein, which translates into the protein MNRRNFVKGTTVAICALPIASAMAFSPVNKRIQNVPEWLEALVKQNDIGVEAIKKLQIKETANPAYGGLMDAFEVVNPHTTSALIQAGANAISSPGSRFFRSNELLADMNLATLYLVKTQHEDGTIDLLSTNFHSTPDTGFLVKRLVTAYTLIQKSETSGGDKMLTNLKTFLIRGGNALSVGGIHTPNHRWVVCAALAKLNSLWPDPKYVARAEQWLGEHIDIDQDGQYNEKSTFIYSSLTDRLLITIASGFNKPELLDSVRKNLDMTMFYVHPNGEIVTDASGRQDKALVGTLENYYYPYRYLALKDQNGAYAAMCQMIEKTAGLKIGGFLDYYLSDQTLWKELPAPKPLPVNYVKTFPNSGLVRIRRGNWDSTLIANNPSWLTFMKGNAVLQGVRLASSFFGKGQFQSEKLDEKGKTWELAQTLDGPYFQPYPKDFISKDGDWEKMPRLFRPVSEVQNLETRILISETENGMQIDIQTIGTERVPLAVELIFRPGGTFTGLTRIENTKDSWLLKEGTGSYSFNGDTISFGPGIGLHKNIALRGALPPVEAPTVFLTGFTPFKHTIRFS
- a CDS encoding asparagine synthetase B, which produces MLKRFLLLVLVLASHICLANQILVPMDNTQTNHLKAYGLAYSLLKDEIDVDWLLNYRGGSFKVGYSKSIENECKLRAISYEVLSESASAQIVSQISDPNVNMDVIKLHKAAKIAVYSPIKISPSEFENTDAVLLVLKYAEIPFEVIYDEEILKGDLPKYDWLHLHHEDFTGQFGKSLRRTTPADVKAQEAIASRFGFAKVPQMKLAVAKAIKEFCAGGGFLFAMCSGAETFDIALAAEGIDIVDNMDGDGADPDAQSKLDFEKTFAFQNFKLQLDEYEGMTFSDINSSAGRFRNWGEDGAYFSLFDFSAKWDVIPAMLVQNHEHLVREFMGQTTAFSKHTVKPGVLVMGTTTSSDRYIYGELGRGQWTFYGGHDPEGRGGGGRRMPTDLNLYPNSPGYRLILNNVLFPSAKKKKRKT